One genomic window of archaeon BMS3Bbin15 includes the following:
- a CDS encoding late embryogenesis abundant protein produces MKTLKVITIGFIILIAAAAGLGFYFYKSGSLAKPEIKSLSNSWGTVNLQETEIITRAEIYNPNPVSIPINRINVGIYMNGIKLASGEARNINLIANKNSQVEFTTILNNTKLPEWWYTHIKNGEHTTVLMKTTVYFSLLGRELSFPIEIKKNITTNILGSATMKSSGNSGLPLGAPEIRSMTNRWGNVTPLKTQVITQLEVYNPNPFPVPVKSIDYSITMNNILMASGKSNSVELPPHSEKDITASTYIDNKDIPVWWVSHIENHETTLMVIKGKMVFDIAGKTLEIPLPEYKKEFTTNILR; encoded by the coding sequence ATGAAGACATTGAAAGTTATCACAATTGGTTTTATCATTCTGATTGCTGCAGCAGCCGGACTGGGATTTTATTTTTATAAATCAGGAAGTCTGGCTAAACCAGAGATTAAATCCCTGTCAAACAGCTGGGGTACAGTTAACCTTCAAGAAACAGAGATTATAACCAGAGCTGAGATTTACAATCCAAATCCTGTGAGTATTCCGATAAATAGAATAAATGTTGGAATTTATATGAATGGCATAAAGCTTGCTTCAGGCGAAGCCAGGAATATAAACCTAATAGCAAATAAAAACTCTCAGGTAGAATTCACAACAATTCTTAATAACACAAAACTACCCGAATGGTGGTACACCCATATAAAAAATGGCGAACACACCACAGTTTTAATGAAGACAACAGTTTACTTCAGTCTTCTCGGCAGGGAACTCAGCTTCCCTATTGAGATTAAAAAGAATATAACCACAAATATTCTGGGCTCGGCTACCATGAAATCCTCAGGTAATTCAGGTTTACCTCTGGGAGCACCTGAGATAAGAAGTATGACAAACAGATGGGGCAATGTTACACCCTTGAAAACCCAGGTGATTACACAACTGGAGGTATATAATCCCAACCCCTTCCCGGTACCTGTAAAAAGTATAGATTACTCAATAACCATGAACAATATACTCATGGCTTCTGGTAAGAGCAATAGTGTTGAGCTTCCTCCACATAGTGAGAAGGATATAACTGCTTCCACATATATTGACAATAAAGATATACCCGTGTGGTGGGTATCTCATATAGAAAATCATGAGACAACACTCATGGTGATAAAGGGTAAGATGGTATTTGATATAGCCGGAAAAACTCTGGAAATCCCACTGCCAGAGTACAAAAAAGAGTTTACAACAAATATTTTAAGGTAG
- a CDS encoding sulfur carrier protein ThiS has product MLIMKIKLLYDRGEKIIEVDKDVKVRDILERAGINTETVIVKKDGNIVTEEEELKTGDIIEAVRIISGG; this is encoded by the coding sequence ATGTTGATTATGAAAATAAAATTGCTCTATGATAGAGGAGAAAAGATTATTGAAGTTGATAAAGATGTAAAAGTAAGAGACATACTTGAGAGAGCAGGAATCAATACTGAAACTGTAATTGTGAAAAAGGATGGAAATATAGTTACCGAGGAGGAAGAACTTAAAACAGGAGATATTATTGAGGCTGTAAGGATAATTTCAGGTGGATAG
- a CDS encoding peptidase family M54, which translates to MKVFIISLGSVDSVVLENLAEDLKKVLKIDVSIPGSIILPEKAYSPEREQYSGDFILKYLNRIILSENGKLLGVTEEDLYAKGLNFIFGIAQISGRHAVISLSRLKGKMRERVLKEAVHELGHTFGLLHCKNKSCVMSFSNNLAEVDAKSSDFCSEHDFLM; encoded by the coding sequence TTGAAGGTTTTTATTATATCTCTCGGCAGTGTTGATTCTGTTGTTCTTGAAAACCTTGCAGAGGATTTGAAGAAGGTATTGAAAATTGATGTGAGTATACCTGGGAGCATTATTCTGCCTGAGAAAGCTTACAGTCCGGAAAGAGAGCAGTATAGTGGAGATTTCATTCTCAAATATCTGAACAGAATTATTCTTTCAGAAAATGGGAAGCTTCTCGGTGTGACTGAAGAAGACCTGTATGCTAAAGGGCTCAATTTTATTTTCGGAATTGCACAGATTTCAGGGAGACATGCTGTAATATCATTAAGCAGATTAAAGGGTAAAATGCGAGAAAGGGTGCTGAAGGAGGCTGTTCATGAACTCGGGCACACTTTTGGTTTGCTGCACTGTAAAAATAAAAGCTGTGTAATGAGCTTTTCCAATAATCTGGCTGAAGTGGATGCTAAGAGCAGTGACTTTTGCAGTGAGCATGACTTTTTAATGTGA
- the fldI gene encoding R-phenyllactate dehydratase activator, producing MIIGLDVGSRAAKAAYYTDSYKYRIVSSHSWQDLIDRDGIIVSTGYFRKKVPHELNVTEITTAIYGVRHFLKEDVDAIVDIGGQDTKMIDMRRNDFRMNDKCSSGTGTFLEYIANYFALDVSELQNLHFRAKTSAKINSTCSVFAQSEVVSRLVEGYSKEEIINGIHHAFARRIAQMLPGNARMIALIGGTAKNKGVVDAFEKELGVKVLVPPDPQVVNAVGAVKYYLATERDG from the coding sequence ATGATTATAGGTCTGGATGTGGGTTCGAGGGCGGCAAAGGCAGCCTATTATACTGATAGTTATAAGTACAGAATAGTGAGTTCTCATTCATGGCAGGATTTGATAGACAGGGACGGTATAATAGTTTCGACTGGATATTTCAGAAAGAAAGTACCTCATGAGCTGAATGTCACAGAGATTACAACAGCTATTTACGGAGTGAGGCACTTTTTGAAGGAAGATGTCGATGCCATAGTGGATATAGGGGGGCAGGACACAAAGATGATTGATATGCGGAGGAATGACTTCAGGATGAATGACAAGTGCAGCTCCGGTACTGGCACATTTCTTGAGTATATAGCTAATTACTTCGCTCTTGACGTTTCTGAGTTGCAGAATCTTCATTTCAGGGCAAAAACCAGTGCGAAAATAAATTCTACCTGCTCTGTTTTTGCCCAGAGCGAGGTTGTTTCAAGGCTTGTTGAGGGTTATTCCAAAGAGGAGATTATAAATGGTATACATCATGCCTTTGCAAGGAGAATTGCTCAGATGCTTCCGGGAAATGCCAGGATGATAGCTCTTATTGGAGGTACAGCAAAGAATAAAGGGGTTGTGGATGCTTTTGAAAAAGAGCTGGGAGTTAAGGTTCTTGTACCACCAGACCCTCAGGTGGTTAATGCTGTGGGGGCGGTTAAGTACTATCTTGCCACAGAGAGGGATGGTTAA
- a CDS encoding 2-hydroxyglutaryl-CoA dehydratase, D-component, translating into MLGITALVSAEVIYACRETAVDLNNFVPFSEFQPDDKLCAWSAIWRELILRKEVEVDKLVVVAGGDCYNALVDGEKIELSGMPTLYFIYSFNRDIRLMEENLDSLAEFAGGIKNEEAFGEIADLKQRAMEVDSLRTEGKLSSIKAFEIEISGSDLMGSPDKYGKAIEAIEEEEVDFDYRVAILGIPPIYRDFHEFLQSIGLHVAYDEMPFEFIRHSGRNLGEVAESYVNYTFAGNIWRRMEFVERQLKERKIDAIIHFQQFSCHHKLEDIILRERFADREGYPYITIEADLPGSTPEQARLRLEAFAERLAGV; encoded by the coding sequence ATGCTTGGAATCACTGCTCTTGTTTCAGCTGAAGTAATTTATGCCTGTAGAGAAACTGCAGTTGATTTAAATAACTTTGTTCCATTCTCAGAGTTTCAACCAGATGATAAACTCTGTGCATGGAGTGCTATCTGGCGTGAGCTTATACTGAGAAAAGAGGTTGAGGTTGATAAGCTTGTTGTTGTTGCAGGCGGGGACTGCTACAATGCGCTTGTGGATGGTGAAAAGATTGAACTTTCAGGCATGCCTACTCTCTATTTCATCTATTCCTTCAACAGAGATATCAGGCTTATGGAGGAGAATCTCGATTCTCTGGCGGAATTTGCAGGAGGGATAAAAAATGAAGAAGCCTTTGGAGAAATAGCAGATTTGAAACAGAGAGCTATGGAGGTTGATTCTCTCCGCACAGAAGGAAAATTGAGTTCAATAAAGGCTTTTGAGATAGAAATTTCCGGAAGCGACCTCATGGGCTCTCCTGATAAATACGGAAAGGCTATTGAAGCTATTGAAGAGGAGGAGGTGGATTTTGACTACAGGGTTGCTATTCTGGGCATACCACCTATTTACAGAGATTTTCACGAGTTTCTGCAGAGTATAGGTTTGCATGTTGCCTATGATGAAATGCCCTTTGAATTCATAAGGCATTCTGGAAGAAACCTGGGAGAGGTGGCGGAAAGTTATGTGAATTATACATTCGCAGGAAATATCTGGAGAAGAATGGAGTTTGTTGAGAGGCAGTTGAAGGAAAGGAAAATAGATGCCATAATACATTTCCAGCAGTTTTCATGCCACCACAAGCTGGAAGATATTATTTTAAGGGAGCGCTTTGCAGACAGAGAGGGATATCCCTATATAACAATTGAGGCTGACCTTCCGGGGAGTACGCCTGAACAGGCAAGGCTGCGTCTTGAAGCCTTTGCAGAGCGCCTTGCTGGGGTGTAA
- a CDS encoding uridylate kinase: MKVIKIGGSLIDRAEEILKILKNEKVLIIPGGGVFADAVRDVYKNYNVGEREAHFMAIMAMNIFGIYLEGKGEISAREEPEGELPAILLPYRFIKDRDELPPTWDVTGDSITCYIGAELNAEEIILLKSVDGVFGDGGLINNIAASDLEITEQSVVDSFLPEVINKYKIRCRILNGREMKDLNYIFKGDKGTCINPDI, translated from the coding sequence ATGAAGGTGATTAAGATTGGAGGCAGTCTGATAGATAGGGCAGAGGAAATTCTCAAAATTCTTAAAAATGAGAAAGTGCTGATTATTCCCGGAGGAGGGGTTTTTGCTGATGCTGTCAGAGACGTATATAAAAATTACAATGTCGGAGAGAGGGAAGCTCACTTTATGGCTATTATGGCTATGAATATATTTGGTATTTATCTTGAAGGCAAGGGTGAAATCTCTGCAAGAGAAGAGCCTGAGGGAGAACTCCCTGCAATTCTCCTTCCTTACAGATTTATTAAAGATAGGGATGAACTTCCCCCCACGTGGGATGTAACTGGTGACAGTATAACCTGCTATATAGGAGCAGAGCTGAATGCAGAAGAAATAATTCTCCTCAAGAGCGTGGATGGTGTATTTGGAGATGGTGGACTTATAAACAATATTGCTGCCTCTGACCTTGAAATAACGGAACAGAGTGTTGTAGATAGTTTTCTGCCAGAGGTTATAAATAAATACAAAATAAGATGCAGAATATTGAATGGAAGGGAAATGAAGGATTTAAATTATATTTTTAAGGGAGATAAGGGGACATGTATCAACCCTGATATTTAA
- a CDS encoding hydantoinase/oxoprolinase — protein MKILTFDIGGANTKKFLYDSESGAILKNEIHYFPFWREFRDFPTFLSKLKEDASKVGFVFTAELSDAFRSKREGIEFLLEVCSSIFPVARFMDIDQRLLGYNEVKETLNLAAANYAASLYYLERNFGEGVLLDIGSTTTDIIPFRHGEKLYAKNDLDRMLAGQLLYHGCLRTPLSALACEISFRGGRIKPASELFAITADIYNILGEIENYSCETPDGRDKNPAESMQRVARMLCSDLDELGEDEIVKLCEAFREVQIDSIKYNVKMVMEDFEIDRVFLAGIGDFLGRRVCSRLKVEFKLLKEVTEVYNNLPCLGLAEALNDEGD, from the coding sequence ATGAAGATTTTAACTTTTGACATTGGTGGAGCCAATACGAAAAAGTTTCTATATGATTCTGAAAGTGGAGCTATTTTAAAGAATGAAATACATTACTTCCCTTTCTGGAGGGAATTTAGAGATTTTCCCACGTTTTTATCGAAATTAAAGGAGGATGCCTCAAAGGTTGGCTTTGTTTTCACTGCTGAACTCAGCGACGCTTTCAGAAGTAAAAGAGAGGGTATAGAATTTCTACTGGAAGTATGCAGCAGCATTTTTCCTGTGGCAAGATTTATGGATATAGACCAGAGGCTTCTGGGCTATAATGAGGTAAAAGAAACCCTGAATCTCGCTGCTGCCAACTATGCTGCCAGCCTGTATTATCTCGAGAGGAATTTTGGCGAGGGTGTGCTGCTTGACATAGGCTCCACCACCACAGATATCATACCGTTCAGGCATGGAGAAAAGCTATATGCAAAAAATGACCTTGACAGAATGCTTGCAGGGCAGCTTCTTTATCATGGTTGCCTTCGTACTCCTCTTTCTGCTCTGGCATGTGAAATTAGCTTCAGAGGTGGTAGGATAAAGCCTGCTTCAGAGCTTTTTGCCATTACTGCAGATATATACAATATTCTCGGCGAGATTGAAAACTACAGCTGTGAAACCCCTGATGGGAGAGATAAAAATCCTGCAGAATCAATGCAGAGGGTGGCAAGAATGCTATGCTCTGACCTTGATGAGCTTGGAGAGGATGAGATAGTAAAGCTATGTGAAGCTTTCAGGGAGGTTCAGATAGATAGCATAAAGTATAATGTTAAAATGGTTATGGAGGATTTTGAAATTGATAGAGTTTTTCTGGCAGGCATAGGAGACTTTCTTGGTAGAAGGGTATGCAGCAGGCTGAAAGTTGAATTTAAGCTTCTAAAAGAAGTGACGGAAGTTTACAATAATCTTCCATGTCTTGGACTTGCGGAGGCTCTCAACGATGAAGGTGATTAA
- a CDS encoding carbamoyl phosphate synthase-like protein: protein MFFLFEYTTCTENGFPESIAVEGLAMFKALSMGIREEVYSFVNPEHTAQFRNFPIAEKLDEDFSTALEKCDKALIVAPESENLLYILTEQVEKAHVENLGISSRAVRTCSDKYETLRRVKGLRTPGTEVFNGKTSLDFPLVAKPRVGEGGEGIFFIRNEEELGRVPENYIVQEYIPGQAASASLFSSDNKTELVSLQTQITEGFRYMGADIPFEIENSEELIEASYGIEGLKGFFGMDFIVNNGEIVLLEINPRVTTPVIAFEAAYGITFYDILNGKLPERTVRTRIRKIDGKAENPFISTGDYSIVIR, encoded by the coding sequence ATGTTTTTTCTCTTTGAGTATACCACATGTACAGAAAATGGGTTTCCTGAGAGCATTGCAGTTGAAGGACTTGCTATGTTTAAGGCTCTCAGCATGGGAATCAGGGAAGAGGTATACAGTTTTGTCAACCCTGAGCACACAGCCCAATTCAGAAATTTTCCCATTGCAGAAAAGCTTGATGAGGATTTTTCAACCGCCCTTGAAAAGTGCGATAAAGCTCTGATAGTTGCTCCAGAAAGTGAGAACCTGCTATATATTCTTACAGAACAGGTTGAGAAGGCGCATGTTGAAAATCTAGGGATTAGTAGCAGAGCAGTCAGGACATGCAGTGACAAGTATGAGACATTGAGGAGAGTAAAGGGATTGAGAACACCTGGAACTGAAGTTTTCAATGGTAAGACTTCTCTTGATTTTCCTCTGGTTGCCAAGCCAAGAGTGGGTGAGGGTGGTGAAGGAATATTTTTTATAAGAAATGAGGAAGAGCTCGGGAGAGTACCTGAAAACTATATTGTCCAGGAATATATTCCGGGGCAGGCTGCAAGTGCCAGCCTGTTTTCTTCTGATAATAAAACCGAGCTGGTGAGCCTTCAGACCCAGATAACGGAGGGCTTCAGATACATGGGTGCGGATATTCCCTTTGAAATTGAAAATAGTGAGGAGCTTATTGAGGCTTCGTATGGAATAGAGGGGCTGAAGGGTTTTTTCGGAATGGATTTCATTGTAAATAATGGCGAGATTGTTCTGCTGGAAATCAATCCAAGGGTTACAACACCCGTAATAGCCTTTGAAGCTGCCTATGGTATAACCTTTTACGACATTCTGAATGGAAAGCTTCCTGAAAGAACTGTCAGAACCAGAATCAGAAAGATTGATGGTAAGGCTGAAAACCCCTTTATCTCCACTGGAGATTATTCAATAGTTATCAGGTGA
- a CDS encoding EamA-like transporter family protein, with translation MKAEMSLVGLLIVVLWGFWGFLYKYGVAKVGLLQALLVTNIFYSITNIVIIIFLIHRGVNIPRDTSLVILGLGTLFGTIGSIGFLYALERFPGSVVIPFTALYPAVSSILAVLILQERMESNTVIGIILAVIAGYFLTR, from the coding sequence ATGAAAGCTGAAATGTCTCTTGTGGGCCTGCTGATTGTAGTACTCTGGGGCTTCTGGGGTTTCTTGTATAAATATGGAGTGGCAAAGGTTGGCCTGCTACAGGCTCTTCTCGTAACAAATATATTTTACTCTATCACCAATATTGTGATTATCATCTTTCTAATTCATCGTGGGGTTAATATTCCAAGAGATACCAGTCTTGTAATTCTCGGTCTGGGAACACTATTTGGGACTATCGGTTCTATTGGTTTTCTCTATGCTCTGGAGCGTTTTCCGGGAAGTGTTGTAATTCCGTTTACTGCTCTCTATCCAGCAGTCAGTTCTATCCTTGCTGTTTTAATCCTTCAGGAAAGGATGGAAAGCAACACTGTAATTGGTATTATTCTGGCAGTAATAGCAGGCTATTTCCTTACAAGGTGA
- the wbpA gene encoding UDP-N-acetyl-D-glucosamine 6-dehydrogenase, giving the protein MEYKELINIIKNKEAKVAVVGLGYVGLPMAAIVASRGYFTTGVDINPDIVNKVNNKKSPINEPGLEEIVYKTVEAGKLKATVEASEIRNSNVVLIIVQTPVDENKEPRLEALMSAAKAVAENLSEGTLVVVESTIPPGTTRNEILPVLESSGLKAGKDFFLANSPERAIPTKTLEEIQINSRVVGGIDERSAELAGVFYENITSGDVYKDAVEVVEVVKLIENTFRDVNIALANDVALLCEAIGIDAIKAINLANKHPRVNFHMPGAGVGGHCIPKDPYFLIKEAEKHGVNLSVIKAARERNSDMPFHVLETLESALKKQGKDIKKSKVAVLGIAYKGNVDDVRETPAEPIIKTLMKSGVDVFSHDPYVSQDFGGKFSNEIKTVIKNADALVIVTDHDEYKKLNFEDLRLLMKDKAIILDGRRILNPEDIKRLGFTYCGIGC; this is encoded by the coding sequence GTGGAATATAAAGAGCTTATTAATATAATAAAGAATAAAGAAGCAAAAGTAGCAGTGGTAGGTTTGGGTTACGTCGGTTTGCCCATGGCAGCCATAGTTGCCTCAAGAGGCTACTTCACGACAGGCGTTGATATAAACCCTGATATTGTAAATAAGGTGAATAATAAGAAATCTCCAATCAATGAGCCTGGGCTGGAAGAGATAGTTTACAAGACTGTTGAAGCTGGCAAATTGAAGGCTACGGTTGAAGCTTCGGAAATCAGGAATTCAAATGTGGTTTTAATAATTGTTCAGACTCCGGTGGATGAAAATAAGGAGCCACGCCTTGAAGCTCTTATGTCCGCCGCTAAAGCAGTGGCTGAAAACCTCTCTGAAGGTACGCTTGTTGTTGTTGAAAGCACAATACCTCCGGGTACAACGAGAAACGAAATCCTTCCGGTTCTGGAAAGTTCTGGTCTGAAAGCCGGAAAAGATTTCTTTCTTGCCAATTCACCCGAGAGGGCAATACCAACAAAAACTCTTGAGGAGATTCAAATAAATTCAAGAGTTGTTGGAGGTATAGATGAAAGAAGCGCGGAACTCGCAGGAGTTTTTTATGAGAATATAACTTCCGGAGATGTTTATAAAGATGCTGTGGAGGTAGTTGAGGTTGTTAAGCTTATAGAAAATACCTTCAGAGATGTGAATATTGCTCTTGCCAATGATGTGGCACTGTTATGCGAAGCTATCGGGATTGATGCCATTAAAGCAATAAATCTCGCCAACAAGCATCCCAGAGTTAATTTTCATATGCCAGGTGCCGGTGTTGGCGGTCATTGTATACCCAAGGACCCATATTTCCTTATCAAGGAAGCTGAGAAGCACGGGGTTAATCTCAGTGTAATAAAAGCTGCCAGAGAGAGAAATTCTGACATGCCGTTCCATGTTCTTGAGACGCTTGAAAGCGCTCTCAAAAAGCAGGGAAAGGATATAAAGAAGTCAAAAGTTGCTGTTCTTGGTATTGCCTATAAAGGCAATGTGGATGATGTCAGGGAAACACCTGCAGAGCCGATAATTAAGACTCTCATGAAAAGTGGTGTTGATGTATTTTCTCATGACCCCTATGTGAGTCAGGATTTTGGAGGCAAATTTTCCAATGAAATTAAAACTGTGATTAAGAATGCCGATGCTCTTGTTATAGTCACAGACCATGATGAATATAAAAAGCTTAATTTTGAAGACCTCAGATTGCTTATGAAGGATAAGGCGATTATTCTTGATGGAAGGAGAATTTTAAATCCCGAGGATATAAAAAGGTTGGGATTCACATACTGTGGTATAGGATGCTGA
- a CDS encoding putative cell wall binding repeat 2: protein MIYKQTLYNSLEKLKYMHFVILLLFFLVIPSVHATQSSDVIIVRSDIPYEFAIAQGYSHLTGIPIVTTTPDNLSKVDVELLSGYIAKGYRYAVILGGEDAISLDVQRNLDGMGFITNRVAEADRYGTSAAFAGEYYVKSNAAVLVAGQELKNLLLAERLSSYLGIPLLFTKNKSVSPAVLEALEKLSVSKVYVFNNELSGKALKQLHQFKVIQVNEVKMQSKKNKNTIFYILALFIGFIAGAGTLYKYVGLKERKGKVSITLLTDDEEKIVRAVEQEGGVITQDKLPKITDFSRPKITRLVSELEKRGIIEKTSKGRTNELKLKKEISQ, encoded by the coding sequence ATGATTTATAAGCAAACCCTCTATAACAGTTTAGAGAAGCTAAAATACATGCATTTTGTTATTTTGTTACTTTTCTTTCTGGTTATACCTTCAGTTCATGCAACCCAGAGCTCAGATGTAATTATAGTTAGAAGTGATATCCCCTATGAATTCGCCATAGCACAGGGTTATTCCCATCTTACAGGAATACCTATAGTTACAACTACGCCAGATAATCTGAGTAAGGTTGATGTTGAGCTTTTAAGTGGCTATATTGCAAAAGGCTACAGGTATGCTGTTATTCTCGGAGGAGAGGATGCTATTTCTCTTGATGTTCAGAGGAATCTGGATGGAATGGGATTTATAACAAACAGGGTTGCAGAGGCAGATAGATATGGCACCAGTGCAGCTTTTGCTGGAGAATATTATGTTAAAAGCAATGCTGCAGTTCTTGTTGCAGGTCAGGAGCTAAAAAACCTTCTTCTAGCTGAAAGACTTTCATCATATCTTGGTATTCCTCTCCTTTTTACAAAGAATAAGTCAGTTTCTCCTGCTGTTTTAGAAGCTCTTGAAAAATTGAGTGTGTCTAAAGTTTATGTGTTCAATAATGAGCTCTCAGGTAAAGCATTAAAACAGCTACATCAGTTTAAAGTCATTCAGGTTAATGAGGTAAAGATGCAATCTAAAAAGAATAAAAACACAATTTTTTACATACTTGCTCTGTTCATTGGATTTATTGCTGGAGCAGGCACTTTATATAAATATGTCGGTTTAAAGGAGAGAAAGGGGAAGGTTTCAATTACTCTATTAACTGATGATGAAGAGAAGATAGTCAGAGCTGTGGAACAGGAGGGTGGAGTTATAACCCAGGATAAATTACCAAAAATAACTGATTTTTCAAGACCAAAAATAACGAGGCTGGTTTCAGAACTTGAAAAGAGAGGTATAATAGAAAAGACTTCAAAAGGTAGGACAAATGAGTTGAAATTGAAGAAAGAAATCAGTCAATAG
- the rapL gene encoding L-lysine cyclodeaminase, whose amino-acid sequence MEEIIWISGREVKELVDIQSVNLAVEGAFRQHGFGNVEMPSKLYIYFRKFNGDLRCMPAYLPEIDMAGVKVVNVHPANPSIGLPTVMATFVLVEPETGRPISIMNATYMTDVRTGAAGAIASKYLARADSKTLGLIGSGRQARTQLLAISDVFELEKVLVASRHISNAEKFKKIFEDSLGIDIKVCESYREVCRADIISTTTPSRKPVIKGEWIEEGTHINAIGADASGKQELAPELLNRAKVVVDAYEQAVHSGEVNVPISTGEFSEDRIYAELGEIVAGLKKGRENEVEITIFDSTGLAIQDVTVAALVYDLAIERGYGKNLEF is encoded by the coding sequence ATGGAGGAGATAATATGGATTTCAGGAAGGGAAGTTAAGGAGCTTGTTGACATCCAAAGTGTTAATCTTGCAGTTGAGGGAGCCTTCAGGCAGCATGGTTTTGGTAATGTGGAGATGCCCTCGAAACTCTATATTTATTTCAGAAAATTTAACGGTGACCTGAGATGTATGCCTGCTTATCTTCCTGAGATAGATATGGCCGGGGTGAAGGTTGTTAATGTTCATCCTGCCAATCCTTCTATAGGCCTTCCTACTGTAATGGCAACTTTTGTGCTTGTTGAGCCAGAAACTGGCAGGCCCATATCTATTATGAATGCCACATACATGACTGATGTACGGACCGGGGCTGCAGGTGCTATTGCATCTAAATATCTTGCGAGAGCTGATTCTAAAACACTTGGACTGATTGGTTCTGGAAGGCAGGCAAGAACTCAGCTTCTTGCGATATCGGATGTTTTTGAGCTTGAGAAGGTGCTTGTGGCAAGCAGGCATATTTCCAATGCAGAGAAATTTAAAAAGATTTTTGAGGATTCTCTCGGTATAGATATTAAAGTGTGCGAATCATACAGGGAGGTATGCAGAGCAGATATTATTTCTACAACAACACCCTCAAGAAAGCCGGTGATTAAAGGTGAGTGGATAGAGGAGGGCACTCATATAAATGCAATAGGTGCCGACGCTTCCGGAAAGCAGGAACTTGCTCCAGAGCTTTTGAATAGAGCAAAGGTTGTTGTTGATGCCTATGAGCAGGCAGTGCACAGTGGAGAGGTCAATGTCCCAATAAGTACAGGAGAATTTTCAGAGGATAGGATATATGCTGAGCTGGGAGAAATTGTGGCGGGATTGAAGAAAGGCAGGGAAAATGAGGTTGAAATTACTATTTTTGACTCCACAGGTCTGGCGATTCAGGATGTTACAGTTGCAGCTCTGGTATATGACCTTGCCATAGAAAGAGGATATGGTAAAAATCTTGAATTTTAA